One bacterium genomic region harbors:
- a CDS encoding HEAT repeat domain-containing protein, producing MKHYMFVIVGLLFYINSYARDNYNPQDNRPLSMVIHEDYLINSYVNMDFELIKKHSIIKYNFTDSSTEIITDVHIPETANSIAENSKYIFVGGTTGLGVYDKAQRKWESWYGDSVNIVEANDKKVWLGTMAGVVEIDQSNKANRHYTMGMGLNNNKIYSLHLYDDQLYVGTYRNGTGTYAERRGDMFGTGLNSIDLNSQKIRNVPIPMKSTDIVLDIYPIVDMPNGIRIVTGCWYIAIFDYNTVDGKIIKKKSKDHHIEGVLSKCGKDIHSRVADNLVKYIMKVGLNHWPYGGLPCPVASEIVKLLYDKEDHSGLEKLLQNKNDEIRLLSIWGLVQITTDRSSNYLIDALNDESNGVVTEAAKCLGNRKEKKAIPNLKKVFKKHTNQKSFFALNGLLILDPEIAKEIIETGDPFENELLISVVKICNIKEPINKLVNDPNEKVEIRNKAKAILDKSKY from the coding sequence ATGAAACATTACATGTTCGTCATAGTTGGGTTATTGTTTTACATAAATTCTTATGCAAGAGATAATTACAATCCTCAAGATAACAGACCCCTTTCAATGGTAATACATGAAGACTATCTTATCAATTCATATGTTAATATGGACTTCGAATTAATAAAAAAACATTCAATTATTAAATACAATTTTACTGATAGTTCAACAGAAATAATTACTGATGTTCATATACCGGAAACGGCAAATAGCATTGCCGAAAATTCCAAATATATTTTTGTTGGCGGTACAACCGGATTGGGCGTGTATGATAAGGCTCAAAGAAAATGGGAGAGCTGGTATGGTGATTCTGTTAATATTGTTGAAGCAAATGATAAAAAAGTATGGTTGGGAACAATGGCCGGTGTGGTTGAGATAGACCAAAGCAATAAAGCAAACCGGCACTATACAATGGGTATGGGATTAAATAACAATAAAATTTATTCATTGCATTTATATGATGATCAACTTTATGTCGGTACATATAGAAATGGTACCGGCACTTATGCGGAACGCAGAGGGGATATGTTTGGGACGGGTTTGAATTCAATTGATTTGAATTCACAGAAAATCCGGAATGTTCCAATACCCATGAAGTCAACAGATATCGTGCTCGATATCTACCCGATTGTCGATATGCCTAATGGTATTCGAATCGTAACTGGTTGTTGGTATATTGCCATTTTCGATTATAATACTGTCGATGGGAAAATAATAAAGAAAAAAAGCAAAGACCACCACATTGAAGGTGTTTTGTCAAAATGCGGTAAAGATATTCACTCGAGGGTTGCTGATAATCTTGTTAAATATATTATGAAAGTTGGGTTGAATCATTGGCCATATGGTGGACTCCCGTGTCCAGTTGCATCCGAAATTGTTAAATTATTGTACGACAAAGAAGATCACTCTGGGCTTGAAAAGTTACTGCAAAATAAAAATGATGAAATAAGATTGCTATCCATTTGGGGACTTGTGCAGATAACAACTGATAGATCCAGCAACTATTTGATTGATGCTCTGAATGATGAAAGTAATGGGGTAGTTACTGAAGCTGCGAAATGTTTGGGTAATAGGAAAGAGAAAAAAGCAATACCTAATTTAAAAAAGGTATTTAAAAAGCACACAAACCAAAAAAGCTTTTTTGCATTGAATGGACTATTAATACTAGATCCTGAAATAGCTAAAGAGATTATTGAAACGGGGGATCCTTTTGAGAATGAGTTATTAATATCTGTTGTCAAAATCT